In a single window of the Coprothermobacter proteolyticus DSM 5265 genome:
- a CDS encoding ATP-dependent Clp protease ATP-binding subunit codes for MFDDIFQQFFGNEFSDLFPEFFERRKRDITDYLSSSSLSILQNAANLAGAAGYDELTPEHLAYALLQYEPLANVLVEHGVNVEKIKEELEESLTPKGEAVSEVTVSPQLKSVLERAADMARNTFRGEATPEQLLFAILEDGGYAASILERNNLKLNNLMDIIEEESRTRPSAGASPYQRGTQTATTELEKFGRDLTELARQGKLDPIVGRDSEIQRVLEILSRRTKNNPILIGDAGVGKTAIVEGIAQRIASGDVPDALKGKRVIQLDIGSLVAGTKYRGEFEERMQKILDEVIKQKDKIILFIDEIHTIIGAGGAEGAVDASNMLKPALARGDLHVIGATTIDEYRKYIEKDPAFERRFQPVYVPEPSLEDTIAILKVLKDKLEAHHKVKITDNAIKAAVYLSDRYISDRHLPDKAIDLLDEACAKVRLRASSVPKELKELDQKIDELQKQLRSAVDANEFEKAAQLRDEIAKLKEEREEFEKKVRHASSNDLTVTDQEVAEVVSAWTGIPVTQLEESEKEKLAKLEEILHRRVVGQDEAISAVAQAIRRARTGLKDPKRPIGSFIFLGPTGVGKTELAKALAEVLFGDESALVRFDMSEYMEKHTVSRLIGSPPGYVGYEEGGQLTEAVRRRPYSVILFDEIEKAHPDIHNLLLQVLDDGRLTDAKGRIVDFKNTIIIMTSNLGSHILMNAAQEGRPFEEAEKEVMDLLKSYFRPEFLNRVDDIVFFKPLTMDEIKEIAKLQLSYVAQRLSQQQIYVEFTDAAIENLAKVGFDPELGARPLRRAIQKEIENRIAEKMVLGEVAPGDHIKVDFKEGSFTVQKISS; via the coding sequence ATGTTTGATGATATATTCCAACAGTTTTTCGGAAACGAGTTTTCAGATTTGTTTCCAGAGTTTTTTGAAAGGAGAAAAAGAGATATAACAGATTATCTATCATCTTCTTCTTTGTCCATCTTGCAGAATGCAGCAAACCTAGCAGGGGCTGCTGGTTATGATGAACTTACGCCTGAGCATTTGGCCTATGCTTTACTCCAATACGAGCCTTTGGCAAATGTACTTGTGGAACACGGCGTTAATGTCGAAAAGATAAAAGAAGAGCTAGAAGAAAGCCTAACCCCAAAGGGTGAGGCAGTTAGCGAGGTAACAGTTTCGCCGCAGCTTAAGTCGGTCCTAGAAAGAGCAGCAGATATGGCACGAAACACATTCCGTGGTGAGGCTACTCCGGAACAGCTCTTGTTTGCCATTCTAGAAGATGGAGGATATGCCGCAAGCATCTTAGAAAGAAACAACCTGAAGCTGAACAATTTAATGGATATTATCGAGGAGGAAAGTCGCACACGTCCTTCTGCAGGTGCTTCACCTTACCAAAGAGGAACACAGACAGCGACCACGGAACTAGAAAAGTTCGGAAGAGATCTTACAGAGCTAGCTAGACAAGGGAAACTAGATCCTATAGTAGGTCGAGACTCCGAAATACAAAGGGTTCTGGAAATTCTTTCCCGTCGTACTAAGAATAATCCCATTCTAATAGGTGATGCTGGTGTTGGTAAAACGGCCATTGTAGAAGGCATTGCCCAGAGAATTGCCTCTGGGGATGTACCTGATGCTTTAAAAGGTAAAAGAGTAATCCAATTGGATATCGGTTCTCTGGTGGCTGGTACTAAGTACCGTGGCGAATTCGAGGAAAGAATGCAGAAAATACTTGATGAGGTAATCAAGCAAAAGGACAAAATCATACTGTTCATAGATGAAATTCACACCATAATTGGCGCTGGCGGTGCAGAAGGCGCAGTAGATGCGTCGAATATGCTAAAACCTGCTTTGGCTCGCGGCGACCTACATGTCATAGGTGCAACAACCATAGATGAATATAGAAAGTACATTGAAAAGGACCCAGCTTTTGAAAGACGTTTCCAACCCGTGTATGTACCAGAGCCATCGTTAGAAGATACCATTGCCATACTAAAAGTTCTAAAAGACAAGCTTGAGGCGCACCATAAAGTAAAGATCACCGACAACGCGATAAAGGCTGCAGTTTATTTGTCTGATCGCTACATCTCAGACCGCCATCTACCTGACAAGGCTATTGATTTACTAGACGAAGCATGCGCAAAAGTACGGTTAAGAGCTTCAAGTGTTCCCAAAGAACTTAAAGAATTGGATCAAAAGATTGATGAATTGCAGAAGCAACTGAGGTCAGCTGTAGATGCTAATGAATTTGAAAAAGCTGCACAACTTCGAGACGAAATAGCCAAGCTCAAAGAGGAAAGAGAAGAGTTTGAAAAGAAGGTAAGGCACGCTTCCTCTAATGATCTTACAGTGACAGACCAAGAAGTAGCAGAGGTTGTGTCAGCGTGGACAGGAATTCCTGTAACCCAGCTAGAGGAAAGCGAAAAGGAAAAACTAGCTAAACTGGAAGAAATTCTTCATCGTAGGGTAGTGGGCCAAGATGAAGCCATTTCTGCTGTAGCTCAGGCAATTAGGCGCGCTAGGACGGGCTTGAAGGATCCAAAGAGACCCATTGGCAGTTTCATATTCTTGGGTCCGACGGGCGTTGGTAAGACAGAACTGGCCAAAGCTTTAGCTGAAGTACTTTTTGGCGATGAGTCGGCGCTAGTACGCTTTGACATGTCTGAATACATGGAGAAGCACACCGTAAGCAGACTCATAGGTTCTCCGCCTGGTTACGTGGGATATGAAGAGGGAGGGCAACTCACCGAAGCAGTTCGCAGGCGTCCTTACAGTGTCATCTTATTCGACGAAATCGAGAAGGCTCACCCCGATATTCACAATTTGTTGCTGCAAGTGTTAGATGATGGACGGCTCACCGACGCGAAGGGCCGTATCGTAGACTTTAAGAACACCATCATCATTATGACTAGCAACTTAGGAAGTCACATTCTAATGAATGCTGCTCAAGAGGGTAGGCCTTTTGAGGAAGCTGAAAAAGAAGTTATGGATCTGCTCAAGAGTTACTTCAGACCAGAATTCCTAAACAGGGTAGATGACATCGTGTTCTTCAAGCCGCTTACTATGGATGAAATAAAGGAGATCGCTAAGTTGCAGCTCTCATATGTGGCTCAGCGCCTTTCACAGCAACAGATATACGTGGAATTTACTGATGCCGCCATAGAAAACCTTGCTAAGGTAGGGTTTGATCCAGAACTTGGAGCTAGGCCTCTTCGGAGAGCAATACAGAAAGAAATTGAGAACAGAATAGCCGAAAAAATGGTTCTAGGAGAAGTTGCGCCAGGTGACCACATAAAGGTGGATTTCAAAGAGGGAAGTTTCACCGTTCAGAAAATTAGTAGCTAA
- a CDS encoding DUF4388 domain-containing protein, whose protein sequence is MLVDLKEFSMAEILGIAEKSRGDLVTLRMTDPHLFMVYGDGHVIYASYRKLLGEEAFLSALLLDEGVVEITHLALDIRIRPNITYVYDELLQEGSKRVEEFRSMMAQLGSLKVVPKVCRQLKVEELCINALHWGIIVGAFKGLTVYYLADVLRVSEYDLAKAALDLVNVGAITMSEGSHEPVVESVLVEKRSLGSQRLSEVKKPIHQVKEGLGTTLLVGQPHGRLKEIDFAEENVKSESANNPKGVPIKTPENKKATLHTKLPDSNGIEVTVTVLPFGASLGTSDTIDDGCLALNADLFQMIQQSVGENSTQAYILNPEKEDIEPLLVRLVPTKQVLSAALTVGAFLKLGARNGQTVKVLPLTTNSSNSKEE, encoded by the coding sequence ATGCTTGTAGATTTAAAAGAGTTTTCTATGGCTGAAATTCTTGGTATTGCTGAAAAATCCAGAGGTGACTTGGTTACTCTAAGAATGACAGATCCACATCTTTTCATGGTGTACGGCGACGGTCATGTTATCTACGCATCCTACCGAAAGCTCTTAGGAGAAGAGGCGTTTCTTTCCGCTTTGTTACTTGATGAGGGTGTTGTGGAAATAACACATTTGGCCCTAGACATAAGGATCAGGCCAAATATTACCTATGTTTACGACGAGTTGCTTCAAGAAGGTTCAAAAAGAGTGGAAGAATTCAGATCCATGATGGCACAGCTTGGGTCTTTGAAAGTTGTCCCTAAGGTCTGCAGACAGCTTAAAGTAGAGGAATTGTGCATAAATGCGTTACACTGGGGGATCATAGTTGGCGCGTTCAAAGGTTTAACTGTTTACTATCTTGCTGATGTTCTTCGGGTTTCAGAGTACGACTTAGCCAAGGCTGCACTAGATTTAGTGAATGTGGGCGCTATAACAATGTCTGAAGGGAGTCATGAACCTGTTGTTGAATCTGTCTTAGTTGAAAAAAGATCCTTAGGAAGCCAGCGACTTAGTGAAGTTAAAAAGCCAATACATCAGGTAAAGGAGGGGTTGGGGACAACTCTCCTAGTTGGCCAACCCCATGGGAGACTTAAGGAGATTGATTTCGCAGAGGAGAATGTTAAATCAGAATCTGCAAATAATCCTAAAGGTGTGCCTATAAAAACACCTGAGAACAAAAAAGCCACGCTCCATACGAAATTACCTGACTCAAATGGTATTGAAGTCACAGTGACTGTACTTCCATTCGGGGCCAGCCTAGGAACTAGTGATACCATTGATGACGGTTGTTTGGCTTTAAATGCCGACCTGTTTCAGATGATTCAACAGTCAGTAGGTGAGAACTCAACTCAGGCTTACATATTAAACCCCGAGAAAGAAGACATAGAACCTCTCTTGGTTAGATTAGTCCCAACTAAACAAGTTCTGTCAGCTGCATTGACAGTAGGTGCTTTTTTAAAGCTAGGAGCAAGAAACGGCCAAACTGTGAAGGTCTTGCCACTAACAACAAATTCTTCAAACAGTAAAGAGGAATAA
- a CDS encoding DUF4388 domain-containing protein has translation MKASLSEFSMAELMGLARRAKDKVVALKMEDPFVRIIFEAGEPVFAVYRGLKGREAFLASMFVEDGEVEITPIVTQAKIRSNLDASFDQLLSEFASEQEVYAEARSLIDNLDNTVGATLAIEKDETIRVGQKEWSVLISLLKGLTLKEAAVDSGTAEYIVVETVSNFLRLGLLSVNTFKQTEDEQAFTQEIANQSSQIDSSVATLDADVDAMSCDVLENNVEFTDTQTFQAESNIKEGIVEDRHHSAQLVEDFELKVTMLPIISDFLDNPEIDDETIVINEALFQDLVARCGRSFGRCMVSNLKDEHTDPLIMKIYVHSAVEETAISTAALFRLKVWSGSAVRVKPLFEEIG, from the coding sequence ATGAAGGCATCTCTTTCCGAGTTTAGTATGGCTGAACTCATGGGATTAGCGAGAAGAGCCAAAGACAAAGTTGTTGCTCTAAAAATGGAAGATCCATTTGTGAGGATAATTTTCGAAGCGGGAGAGCCTGTTTTTGCTGTCTACAGAGGTCTAAAGGGTAGGGAAGCCTTTTTGGCGTCAATGTTTGTTGAAGATGGTGAAGTAGAAATAACTCCCATAGTAACTCAGGCTAAGATTAGAAGCAATTTGGATGCGTCTTTTGACCAGCTGCTAAGTGAATTCGCTTCTGAACAAGAAGTTTACGCGGAGGCTCGTTCTTTGATCGATAATCTAGATAACACAGTTGGCGCCACCCTTGCGATAGAAAAGGATGAGACGATACGCGTGGGTCAAAAAGAATGGAGTGTCCTCATTTCACTGTTAAAGGGACTAACTCTTAAAGAAGCTGCTGTAGATTCTGGCACTGCTGAATACATAGTTGTTGAAACGGTCTCGAACTTCCTTAGACTAGGCCTATTGTCGGTGAATACTTTTAAGCAAACTGAAGATGAGCAGGCGTTTACGCAGGAAATTGCTAACCAATCTTCGCAAATCGATTCGTCAGTAGCTACGCTAGATGCAGATGTTGATGCCATGAGTTGTGATGTATTAGAAAACAATGTGGAATTTACTGATACCCAGACTTTTCAGGCTGAATCTAACATTAAAGAAGGTATAGTAGAGGACCGGCACCACAGCGCTCAGCTAGTAGAGGATTTCGAACTAAAGGTTACGATGCTTCCTATTATAAGCGACTTCCTAGATAACCCCGAGATTGATGACGAAACTATAGTAATTAACGAAGCACTGTTTCAAGATCTTGTAGCACGATGTGGTCGAAGTTTTGGCCGCTGTATGGTTAGCAATTTGAAGGACGAGCACACTGACCCCTTGATAATGAAGATATATGTCCATAGTGCTGTAGAGGAAACTGCTATAAGCACTGCGGCGCTTTTCAGACTGAAAGTGTGGAGTGGCTCAGCCGTGAGGGTAAAGCCACTATTTGAGGAAATTGGTTAA
- a CDS encoding PTS sugar transporter subunit IIB: MSLNQGKKLSILAVCGMGLGSGVVLKMTIEKVLKELGISAIVNVSDVSSAKSQSADIVVTSPEFASSFSSSKEKLVLIKNYVDANEMKEKLQQALEELQK, translated from the coding sequence ATGTCTTTAAACCAAGGTAAGAAACTATCAATACTGGCTGTATGTGGTATGGGTTTGGGTTCTGGTGTTGTTCTAAAAATGACAATTGAAAAGGTCTTAAAGGAACTTGGTATCAGCGCCATTGTTAATGTTTCAGACGTAAGCAGTGCCAAATCTCAAAGTGCGGACATTGTAGTGACTTCACCCGAATTTGCAAGTTCTTTTTCTAGCTCAAAAGAAAAACTTGTTCTCATAAAGAACTACGTTGACGCTAATGAAATGAAAGAAAAGCTTCAGCAGGCGCTCGAAGAGCTTCAGAAATAA
- a CDS encoding PTS ascorbate transporter subunit IIC, producing the protein MSVLNFIVNEILSKPALLVGLMSFVGLVALRKSFSDVLSGTVKTILGFLILSAGASVVISTLGPLEVMVKEAFNLHGVIPTNEAIVALALKDFATEVAAIMALGFVVNLIFALITPAKFVFLTGHHLLYMATVLAVVIGSAGIKGANLIILGAILQGTIATVMPALLHPFTKKLTNDAGFALGHYNSLGYLVSALIGGLVGKGSRSTEDIKVPENLSFLKEPLVITSVVMIIIYVFLALMAGPAVLEEFAEGGNYIMYAIMQGLTFGAAIGIIIYGVRMILAELVPAFQGIAQSLIPNAVPALDCPTVFPYAPNAVVIGFIFSVIGGIVGMFLVGPLGLALIIPGMIPHFFDGGTAGVYGNSTGGLTGAVVGSFVNGLLITFLPALLLSFMGNLGLANTTFGDSDFCWAGILGGSISRLGTTGAYLGIILVSVVLLAIASIVSVRARKSVA; encoded by the coding sequence ATGTCTGTTTTAAACTTTATTGTCAACGAGATTCTCAGCAAACCTGCATTATTAGTAGGTTTGATGTCCTTTGTCGGGCTTGTGGCTTTGAGAAAATCCTTTAGTGATGTACTTAGTGGCACGGTAAAGACCATTTTGGGTTTTCTCATTCTGTCTGCTGGAGCCAGCGTGGTCATTTCCACATTGGGCCCATTGGAAGTTATGGTAAAGGAGGCGTTCAACCTTCACGGTGTAATTCCCACAAACGAAGCAATTGTAGCGCTTGCACTTAAGGACTTTGCCACAGAAGTGGCTGCCATAATGGCACTTGGTTTCGTTGTGAACCTTATATTTGCTTTGATTACGCCTGCTAAATTTGTTTTCTTAACAGGGCATCATTTGCTTTACATGGCTACAGTTTTAGCTGTGGTTATTGGCAGCGCAGGTATAAAAGGGGCAAATTTGATCATCTTGGGAGCCATTCTTCAAGGTACCATAGCCACCGTTATGCCAGCTCTGTTGCATCCGTTTACTAAGAAACTCACTAATGATGCTGGTTTTGCTTTAGGTCACTACAACTCACTAGGATATCTAGTTTCCGCACTCATAGGCGGCTTAGTGGGGAAGGGGAGTCGGTCCACAGAAGACATAAAGGTGCCAGAGAACCTCTCTTTCTTAAAGGAACCCTTGGTTATTACTAGCGTGGTCATGATAATAATTTACGTATTTCTTGCGTTAATGGCGGGACCAGCCGTACTTGAGGAGTTCGCCGAGGGTGGAAATTACATTATGTATGCAATTATGCAAGGCCTAACATTTGGAGCTGCCATAGGTATCATTATCTATGGTGTAAGGATGATACTCGCTGAATTGGTACCAGCTTTCCAAGGTATTGCTCAGAGTTTAATTCCAAACGCGGTACCTGCACTTGACTGTCCCACGGTATTTCCTTATGCTCCGAATGCTGTAGTTATTGGGTTCATATTCAGTGTCATAGGTGGAATTGTGGGTATGTTTTTGGTGGGCCCCTTGGGACTAGCATTGATTATCCCAGGCATGATTCCACACTTTTTTGACGGTGGTACAGCAGGGGTTTATGGCAACTCTACAGGAGGACTAACAGGTGCTGTTGTGGGATCTTTCGTGAACGGGCTTTTGATAACGTTCTTACCAGCCTTGCTGCTGTCATTCATGGGTAACCTTGGGTTAGCCAATACAACCTTTGGAGATAGTGATTTTTGCTGGGCTGGTATTCTAGGCGGAAGCATATCAAGATTAGGCACTACCGGGGCTTACTTAGGTATAATCTTAGTAAGCGTGGTACTTCTGGCTATTGCTAGTATTGTTTCTGTCCGCGCGAGGAAATCAGTAGCATAG
- a CDS encoding thiamine pyrophosphate-dependent dehydrogenase E1 component subunit alpha: MEISEQVLLSLYRTMYKIRYYEETLGKIYYEGKSPIFDISAGPIPGELHLSSGQESSAVGVCAHLKPEDAVVGTHRIHHFAIAKGVDLRAMTAEIFGKRTGLSAGKGGHMHLFDPKVNFSCSGIVGASFPQAVGVGIAAKQQGADYIAVAVGGEGAANQGTFHESLNLAALWKLPVIFVIEDNSWAISVPKDKSTSLSRNSERAKAYGIPGVYVDGKDVVAVYEVAKEAVDRARNGEGPSLIEIKVYRLRGHFEGDAQIYRSKEDLEKAMNNDPVKYLEKQLLDRNLVSEEELQNLQKAIMAEIDEIIEYARQSEYPEEHEALENVFIGGE; the protein is encoded by the coding sequence ATGGAGATTTCTGAGCAGGTACTATTATCTTTGTACAGAACCATGTATAAGATTCGGTACTACGAAGAAACACTGGGTAAGATTTACTACGAAGGCAAATCCCCCATTTTCGACATTTCTGCAGGACCCATTCCAGGTGAGTTGCACCTTTCTAGCGGTCAAGAATCCTCCGCTGTGGGTGTCTGTGCTCATTTGAAGCCGGAAGATGCAGTGGTAGGGACCCACCGTATCCACCACTTCGCCATTGCAAAAGGCGTGGATCTTAGAGCCATGACCGCCGAAATCTTTGGAAAACGCACGGGGCTGTCTGCTGGCAAAGGTGGACATATGCACCTGTTTGACCCAAAGGTGAATTTTAGCTGTAGCGGTATTGTGGGCGCAAGTTTTCCTCAAGCGGTAGGTGTAGGCATTGCTGCCAAACAGCAAGGAGCTGACTATATTGCTGTGGCAGTTGGTGGAGAAGGTGCTGCAAATCAAGGTACGTTCCATGAATCCCTAAACTTAGCAGCGCTCTGGAAGCTACCTGTGATCTTCGTAATCGAAGACAACTCTTGGGCTATATCAGTACCAAAGGATAAATCTACGTCCCTTTCAAGAAACAGTGAAAGAGCTAAAGCGTATGGCATTCCTGGGGTGTATGTGGATGGTAAAGACGTCGTTGCTGTGTACGAGGTAGCCAAGGAAGCAGTCGACAGGGCTAGAAATGGCGAAGGGCCCAGTCTCATTGAAATAAAAGTTTATAGGCTAAGGGGACACTTTGAAGGTGACGCACAGATTTACAGATCAAAAGAAGACTTAGAAAAAGCCATGAATAATGACCCGGTGAAGTATTTGGAAAAACAATTACTTGATAGAAATTTAGTTAGTGAAGAAGAACTGCAGAATCTGCAAAAAGCTATAATGGCTGAGATAGATGAAATTATCGAGTACGCGAGACAAAGCGAGTACCCCGAGGAGCATGAAGCTCTTGAAAATGTTTTCATAGGGGGTGAGTAG
- a CDS encoding alpha-ketoacid dehydrogenase subunit beta encodes MARKLPMYMAIAEAIAQEMERDSSVFVMGEDIGAYGGIFGATTGLLDKFGPDRVKDTPISESAFIGGALGAASKGMRPVVELMFVDFFGVAMDQIYNHIAKVTYMSNGNVKVPVVIMTAIGAGYSDAAQHSQTLYGIFAHVPGLKVVVPSNSYDAKGLMISAIRDDNPVMYFFHKGLQGLGWMPSPEEAAVEVPEEPYTIPFGQAKIVREGGDITIVTASRMVYEALWAAQELDKEGISVEIIDLRTLVPLDKQTILNSVAKTGRLLVVDEDYLSYGLTGEIIAVVAESGLASLKVPPRRIAVPDVPLPYSRPLEKFVLPSKDKIVKLVKEMCEES; translated from the coding sequence ATGGCAAGAAAGCTACCCATGTACATGGCTATAGCGGAAGCAATTGCGCAGGAAATGGAGCGCGACAGCTCAGTATTTGTTATGGGTGAAGACATTGGAGCATATGGTGGCATATTCGGAGCCACCACCGGACTTCTTGATAAGTTCGGCCCCGACCGAGTAAAGGATACGCCTATAAGTGAATCTGCCTTCATAGGAGGAGCTTTAGGTGCTGCTTCAAAGGGAATGAGGCCAGTTGTAGAGCTTATGTTTGTGGACTTCTTTGGTGTCGCTATGGATCAAATATACAACCACATCGCCAAAGTCACCTACATGTCCAATGGAAATGTAAAGGTTCCAGTGGTAATTATGACTGCCATAGGAGCTGGATATAGCGATGCTGCACAACATTCTCAAACCTTGTATGGTATTTTTGCACATGTACCCGGACTAAAGGTGGTTGTTCCGTCCAACTCTTATGATGCAAAAGGTCTTATGATATCAGCTATAAGGGACGATAACCCAGTCATGTATTTCTTCCACAAAGGACTCCAAGGGCTCGGTTGGATGCCTTCACCTGAGGAGGCAGCTGTAGAAGTTCCAGAAGAACCTTATACTATTCCCTTTGGGCAAGCTAAGATCGTCCGTGAAGGTGGCGACATTACCATAGTTACCGCGTCTAGGATGGTATATGAAGCACTGTGGGCTGCACAGGAACTGGACAAAGAAGGAATAAGCGTTGAAATTATTGATCTTCGAACACTTGTGCCCCTTGACAAGCAAACCATTCTGAACTCCGTTGCAAAAACTGGCAGGCTCCTAGTTGTAGATGAGGATTATCTAAGCTATGGATTAACTGGAGAAATAATCGCGGTGGTAGCTGAAAGTGGTTTAGCTAGCCTTAAAGTGCCTCCAAGAAGAATAGCTGTACCTGATGTGCCACTACCCTACAGCAGACCTCTGGAAAAGTTCGTGTTGCCATCTAAAGACAAGATTGTCAAACTTGTAAAAGAAATGTGTGAGGAGAGTTAA
- a CDS encoding lipoyl domain-containing protein has protein sequence MVEIKVPVISTEGKVGYVVRWYKNDGDEVKEGEEIAEVMIEKTTLHIQAPLSGKLKIVKNPNEEVREGEIIGYIE, from the coding sequence ATGGTGGAAATAAAAGTACCTGTCATTAGTACCGAAGGCAAAGTAGGTTACGTAGTTAGGTGGTATAAGAATGATGGTGATGAAGTAAAAGAGGGTGAAGAAATAGCCGAGGTTATGATTGAAAAAACCACGCTGCACATACAGGCTCCTCTATCGGGAAAATTGAAAATCGTTAAGAATCCAAACGAGGAAGTCCGCGAAGGAGAAATCATCGGATACATAGAATAG
- a CDS encoding lipoate--protein ligase family protein: protein MNTLRILRNDRTDPLENLSVEKNLLELELHGDVVLMLWQNECCVVVGRFQNPDYEVNLDYVHARKIPVIRRFTGGGTVYQDLGNLNITLCKEKDNIVFSHYVLDEAKAIANILAETVRKLTKAPVVVDDRASIFIEGRKISGSSTAITAHKFFYHSTLLVNSDLQALKECLRWEETYPEDQHDFVKSKRSQVANLSEYAPNVTLNMVKEAIICEFVHTLAPKDVMFLG, encoded by the coding sequence ATGAACACCCTCAGAATACTAAGAAACGATAGAACTGACCCTTTGGAGAATTTATCTGTTGAGAAAAACCTTTTAGAGCTCGAACTACATGGTGATGTGGTATTGATGCTATGGCAAAACGAATGTTGCGTAGTTGTGGGCAGATTCCAGAATCCCGATTATGAAGTTAACCTGGACTACGTGCATGCAAGAAAAATACCGGTTATTCGCAGGTTTACCGGCGGTGGAACGGTGTACCAAGACTTAGGGAATCTTAACATCACCTTATGTAAGGAGAAAGACAACATTGTTTTTTCTCATTACGTCCTGGACGAAGCAAAAGCCATAGCTAACATATTGGCAGAAACAGTTAGGAAACTGACTAAAGCTCCCGTGGTGGTTGACGACCGTGCCAGCATTTTCATAGAAGGTAGAAAAATATCAGGCTCTAGCACAGCGATTACGGCACATAAGTTTTTCTATCACTCGACATTGCTTGTGAATTCTGATTTGCAGGCGCTTAAAGAGTGCCTGAGATGGGAAGAGACATATCCCGAGGATCAACACGATTTCGTCAAAAGCAAAAGATCTCAAGTAGCGAATTTGTCAGAATATGCACCGAACGTCACATTAAACATGGTCAAAGAAGCAATCATTTGTGAGTTCGTTCATACTTTAGCACCAAAGGACGTCATGTTCCTAGGTTAG
- a CDS encoding ATP-NAD kinase family protein: MKKHSIGIIANPQSGRDIRRLVAHASVFDNEEKVNIVERLLATWNTMGLSSVLFMPDSYNIVYRAAERIRNLRVNLEQLDMKPLFTDKDTLMAASLMQGNVDAIVVIGGDGTNRAAIKGLNPKDSTPIVSISTGTNNVFPSMVEATIAALAAWTMTSEIIDQKQVTNQEKFLKISWDGNEDIALIDIAFTKERFVGSRAVWDPKSISAVFCSRARPENVGFSSLLGFLCPSNQYDPYGSYAILDSSGESILFPMAPGKIERVQVGEYGHFEENKPFTFVLRDGTVALDGEREIEVFRPTEFAIELSCQGPLTVNVPKALELGVEEGLFKN; encoded by the coding sequence ATGAAGAAACACTCTATTGGCATCATTGCCAATCCCCAGTCAGGTAGAGACATAAGGAGACTAGTAGCTCACGCTTCTGTCTTTGATAACGAGGAAAAAGTCAACATTGTGGAGAGGCTTCTAGCCACTTGGAACACGATGGGGCTAAGTTCTGTGCTGTTCATGCCAGATTCCTACAACATTGTTTACAGAGCAGCAGAACGTATTAGAAACTTAAGAGTTAATCTTGAGCAGCTTGACATGAAACCACTTTTTACAGACAAAGATACATTAATGGCGGCTTCACTAATGCAAGGAAACGTGGACGCCATCGTGGTAATAGGCGGAGATGGAACAAACAGAGCAGCGATCAAAGGGCTTAATCCAAAGGATTCCACCCCAATTGTTAGCATATCAACGGGAACCAATAATGTCTTTCCTTCTATGGTCGAAGCAACTATTGCTGCTCTCGCTGCTTGGACTATGACCTCAGAAATAATAGATCAAAAGCAGGTCACCAATCAAGAAAAATTCCTCAAAATTTCATGGGACGGCAATGAGGATATAGCTTTGATAGATATAGCTTTCACGAAGGAACGTTTTGTAGGTTCCAGAGCTGTTTGGGATCCAAAATCCATAAGCGCGGTATTTTGCTCCAGAGCCCGACCTGAGAACGTTGGTTTTTCTTCGCTTTTGGGCTTTCTCTGTCCATCTAACCAGTACGACCCGTACGGTTCTTACGCCATATTAGACTCATCTGGAGAGTCAATATTGTTTCCCATGGCTCCAGGGAAGATTGAACGCGTGCAAGTAGGGGAGTACGGCCATTTCGAAGAAAACAAACCTTTCACTTTCGTTTTGCGTGACGGGACTGTAGCTTTGGATGGTGAAAGAGAAATTGAAGTCTTTCGCCCAACAGAGTTTGCCATAGAGCTTTCCTGCCAAGGCCCTTTGACAGTGAATGTCCCAAAAGCCTTGGAGTTAGGCGTAGAGGAAGGCTTGTTTAAAAACTAA